The DNA sequence TAAATAGTTTCTCTAAAGCCCAAAGTGCTGTGAAACCTTTTATCTGCCCAATATGTAAGAGAAGATTTTGTAACGCCAGGAACCTTCTCACCCACCAGAGAATTCACACGGGGAGAAGGTTTGTCTGTTctaaatgtgggaaatgtttctcTAACAAGAAGATCCTCATAGCTCACAAATATGTTCATACTGGGAGGAAACCATTCATCTGCACTAAATGTAACAAGGGCTTCTTATGGAACAGGGACCTTCAGAAACATGAAAAGAGCCAtaaagaaatgagaaaaaaaagtctgggCATGGTTCACAGGCACGATAAGCTGAGAGAAGTTAGTACTGACCCTTGTAAAAGAGAGAAGTCTTTTGACTGTAGAGAGTGTGgtaaaagctttaataaaatgtGTAGACTGAAAACTCATTTTCTGTGCCACACAGGTGAGAAGCCATTTGTCTGTGTTCACTGTGGGAAAGGTTTCATAAATAACTATAAACTCAGTCTACATCTAaggattcacacaggagagaatcTTTCTGTCTGTCCTGATTGTGGGAAAAGCTACACAGATAAGAATAAACTCATTGTTCATATGAGGATTCACACAGAAGAAGCATTTATGTGCTCTGAGTGTGGAAAAAGATTCAGTGATTTATACAATCTCAAATCTCACCTTCAGATTCACACCGGCGAGAAACCGTTTGTCTGTCCTGAGTGTGGCAAAAGCTTCAGGAGAAAGTATGAATTCAAATCTCACCTTCTAATTCACACAGGGAAGTACCCGTTTATCTGCAGTGAGTGTGGGAAGAGTTTCATGGATAAGCGTTACCTGAAGATTCATTCTAATGTACATTCAGGAAACACTTTCCCTTGTACGGAG is a window from the Xenopus laevis strain J_2021 chromosome 6L, Xenopus_laevis_v10.1, whole genome shotgun sequence genome containing:
- the LOC121394807 gene encoding gastrula zinc finger protein XlCGF57.1-like isoform X2, which translates into the protein MSRMKKTIEVGSERENNLGNLSQMQTRKHKQSDRTPNQNYRSQMPQEYCDDGKLFAQRRAKLHNTNVHVIRMPNIANQPKLNWKIRSDSRKCKKAKSSEKSHVANISHQGTKINSFSKAQSAVKPFICPICKRRFCNARNLLTHQRIHTGRRFVCSKCGKCFSNKKILIAHKYVHTGRKPFICTKCNKGFLWNRDLQKHEKSHKEMRKKSLGMVHRHDKLREVSTDPCKREKSFDCRECGKSFNKMCRLKTHFLCHTGEKPFVCVHCGKGFINNYKLSLHLRIHTGENLSVCPDCGKSYTDKNKLIVHMRIHTEEAFMCSECGKRFSDLYNLKSHLQIHTGEKPFVCPECGKSFRRKYEFKSHLLIHTGKYPFICSECGKSFMDKRYLKIHSNVHSGNTFPCTECGKSFAAKQNLKRHQKIHTGEKPHKCTECGKQFLQKNKLDRHHLSHTGVKPFSCFECGEQFTWKHLLQYHQLSHTGERPFVCSECGKSYKTKASLALHSHIHTGEKPFVCPECGNSYRSNGALRYHLQTHIKGKYFAHSEHGESYKSETNE